The following proteins are encoded in a genomic region of Nocardioides renjunii:
- a CDS encoding ABC-F family ATP-binding cassette domain-containing protein produces MGHVDVAGVRYELPDGRVLLDDVSFRVGDGQKVALVGANGAGKTTLLRIVTGDLKPHAGVVTRSGGLGVMRQFVGHGGADETVADLLLSVAPADVRRWSEEVAAQELRLMDDDSEPVQMAYAEALGHYGDVGGYDLEVVWDKVTTAAMGLPFDRARHRSLTTLSGGEQKRLVLEYLLQGPDQVLLLDEPDNYLDVPGKIWLEQRIRESAKTILFISHDRELLNNTATRIVTVELGSAGNRVWTHPGDFASYHEARTDRFARFEELRRRWDEEHEKIKALVLRLKIKSEYNDGMSSQYRAAQTRLRKFEEAGPPIEQPREQQVTMRLKGGRTGKRAVVCTDLELTGLMKPFDLEVWYGERVAVLGSNGSGKSHFLRLLAAGGSDPDVEHRPVTDPPKPVPHAGTAKLGARVRPGWFVQTHEHPELRGRTLLEILHRGDGSPDGRAGMGREQASRVLDRYELAHAGEQTFDSLSGGQQARFQILLLELSGATLLLLDEPTDNLDVQSAEALEAGLEAFDGTVLAVTHDRWFARGFDRFLVYGADGEVYESDGPVWDEGRVARAR; encoded by the coding sequence GTGGGACACGTCGACGTCGCTGGAGTGCGCTACGAGCTGCCGGACGGGCGGGTGCTGCTCGACGACGTCAGCTTCCGCGTCGGCGACGGGCAGAAGGTCGCCCTGGTCGGCGCCAACGGCGCCGGCAAGACGACGCTGCTGCGCATCGTCACCGGCGACCTCAAGCCGCACGCGGGGGTCGTGACGCGCTCCGGAGGGCTGGGGGTGATGCGTCAGTTCGTGGGTCACGGGGGTGCCGACGAGACGGTCGCCGACCTCCTGCTCTCCGTCGCGCCGGCCGACGTACGTCGCTGGTCGGAGGAGGTCGCGGCGCAGGAGCTGCGGCTGATGGACGACGACAGCGAGCCGGTGCAGATGGCCTACGCCGAGGCGCTGGGCCACTACGGCGACGTCGGTGGCTACGACCTCGAGGTGGTGTGGGACAAGGTCACCACGGCGGCGATGGGGCTGCCCTTCGACCGCGCCCGCCACCGGTCCCTGACCACCCTGTCCGGCGGCGAGCAGAAGCGGCTGGTGCTGGAGTACCTCCTCCAGGGACCGGACCAGGTGCTGCTCCTCGACGAGCCGGACAACTACCTCGACGTGCCCGGCAAGATCTGGCTCGAGCAGCGCATCCGCGAGTCGGCCAAGACGATCCTGTTCATCAGCCACGACCGCGAGCTGCTCAACAACACCGCGACCCGCATCGTCACCGTCGAGCTCGGCAGCGCCGGCAACCGCGTGTGGACGCACCCGGGCGACTTCGCGTCCTACCACGAGGCCCGGACCGACCGGTTCGCGCGCTTCGAGGAGCTGCGCCGGCGCTGGGACGAGGAGCACGAGAAGATCAAGGCGCTCGTGCTGCGGCTCAAGATCAAGTCGGAGTACAACGACGGGATGTCGTCGCAGTACCGGGCCGCGCAGACCCGGCTGCGCAAGTTCGAGGAGGCCGGGCCGCCGATCGAGCAGCCCCGCGAGCAGCAGGTGACGATGCGCCTCAAGGGCGGCCGCACCGGCAAGCGCGCGGTCGTGTGCACCGACCTGGAGCTCACCGGGCTGATGAAGCCGTTCGACCTCGAGGTCTGGTACGGCGAGCGGGTGGCCGTGCTCGGCTCCAACGGCTCGGGCAAGTCGCACTTCCTGCGCCTGCTGGCGGCCGGTGGGTCCGACCCGGACGTGGAGCACCGGCCCGTGACGGATCCCCCCAAGCCGGTGCCGCACGCGGGCACCGCCAAGCTGGGTGCCCGGGTCCGCCCGGGCTGGTTCGTGCAGACCCACGAGCACCCGGAGCTGCGCGGGCGCACGCTGCTGGAGATCCTGCACCGCGGGGACGGCTCGCCCGACGGGCGTGCCGGCATGGGGCGTGAGCAGGCCAGCCGGGTCCTGGACCGCTACGAGCTGGCCCACGCCGGCGAGCAGACCTTCGACTCGCTCAGCGGCGGACAGCAGGCGCGCTTCCAGATCCTGCTGCTCGAGCTGTCCGGAGCCACCCTGCTGCTGCTCGACGAGCCGACCGACAACCTCGACGTGCAGTCGGCCGAGGCCCTCGAGGCGGGGCTCGAGGCCTTCGACGGCACCGTGCTTGCGGTGACCCACGACCGGTGGTTCGCCCGCGGCTTCGACCGGTTCCTCGTCTACGGCGCGGACGGCGAGGTCTACGAGTCCGACGGGCCCGTGTGGGACGAGGGCCGGGTGGCGCGCGCGCGATGA
- a CDS encoding GNAT family N-acetyltransferase codes for MSTSPAAPEIHELDPFDDAALDAWHGVYAVAETFELGAAATAWQLEEVRAMMQRTTTQAWLGGWSAVLDGEVVGAGWMRTPLLDNLELAEVAVHVLPVHRRRGVGSALLARLEEVARQRGRRILTGLASWAHDAGSDGAGGSGPGFAAARGFELALSEVQRELALPVDDALLRRLADEAAARHTAYTLRSWAGPVPDELLQGWAEITSMLVTEAPTGALEVEREAVSTDAVRDREETVRRQGRTKYNTVALDASGAVVAYSDLATTVHEPGRAYQWGTLVRPAHRGHRLGVATKVANLRLLQRERPDIVRVTTYNAEVNTHMVGVNEALGFRPVARLGDFQKKLG; via the coding sequence ATGAGCACCTCACCGGCCGCGCCCGAGATCCACGAGCTCGACCCGTTCGACGACGCCGCGCTCGACGCCTGGCACGGTGTCTACGCGGTGGCCGAGACCTTCGAGCTCGGAGCGGCCGCGACGGCATGGCAGCTGGAGGAGGTGCGCGCGATGATGCAGCGCACGACCACCCAGGCGTGGCTGGGGGGCTGGTCGGCCGTCCTCGACGGCGAGGTGGTCGGCGCCGGCTGGATGCGGACGCCGCTGCTCGACAACCTCGAGCTCGCCGAGGTCGCCGTCCACGTGCTCCCGGTGCACCGCCGGCGCGGCGTGGGGTCGGCCCTGCTCGCCCGGCTCGAGGAAGTGGCCCGGCAGCGCGGTCGGCGGATCCTCACCGGCCTCGCCTCCTGGGCCCACGACGCGGGCTCGGACGGCGCCGGCGGCTCCGGGCCGGGCTTCGCGGCGGCGCGGGGCTTCGAGCTGGCGCTGTCGGAGGTGCAGCGCGAGCTGGCCCTGCCCGTGGACGACGCGCTGCTCCGACGGTTGGCCGACGAGGCCGCGGCGCGCCACACGGCGTACACGCTCCGCTCCTGGGCCGGGCCGGTGCCCGACGAGCTGCTCCAGGGCTGGGCCGAGATCACGTCCATGCTCGTCACCGAGGCGCCGACCGGCGCGCTCGAGGTGGAGCGGGAGGCCGTGAGCACCGACGCCGTGCGGGACCGGGAGGAGACCGTGCGCCGGCAGGGCCGCACGAAGTACAACACCGTCGCGCTCGACGCCTCCGGAGCGGTCGTCGCCTACTCCGACCTCGCGACCACCGTCCACGAGCCGGGTCGGGCCTACCAGTGGGGGACGCTGGTGCGGCCGGCGCACCGCGGGCACCGCCTGGGGGTGGCGACCAAGGTCGCCAACCTCCGGCTCCTGCAGCGCGAGCGTCCCGACATCGTGCGGGTGACGACCTACAACGCCGAGGTCAACACGCACATGGTCGGCGTCAACGAGGCCCTGGGGTTCCGCCCGGTGGCGCGGCTCGGGGACTTCCAGAAGAAGCTGGGCTGA
- a CDS encoding ABC transporter substrate-binding protein: MSRHNRVAGPLAVALAASLVLGACGAGGRDDSEDGDGSTGAPDPGVTDDSVTIGGTFPLTGVAAPGYSEIPTGAQAYFDYVNEAGGVHGRTIDYIVKDDAYNPTNTSTVTNELVLQDEVFATVGSLGTPTQASVADYLNDEGVPQLMVSSGSLQWGDDVEARPLTFGWQPDYESEGKIIGQWVAENMPDARVGLFLQDDDLGEDAEKGVRQFVDDQIVAVERYTSGNTDVAPQVTGLQAEKVDLVLAFNTPSYTALSQLVALKTGFTPTWFYANIGSDPALVGSLLERFSEGAVAGDSAALDGVMTSEYIPGIDSADDPWVQLWQEVWDAHGGEGELTNYRIYGMSQAYAFVQALEAAGEDLTREGLVAAIEEGGADWEGPQLAPFRYSADSHMGIAGMRLVELQGGVGEPLTDVLVTDIGDAEITTDDSGQADDAPPEGGVPTS; this comes from the coding sequence ATGAGCAGACACAACCGGGTCGCAGGACCCCTGGCGGTCGCCCTGGCGGCCTCGCTCGTACTCGGGGCGTGCGGCGCCGGCGGGCGCGACGACTCCGAGGACGGGGACGGCAGCACCGGCGCCCCCGATCCGGGCGTCACCGACGACTCGGTCACCATCGGCGGGACCTTCCCGCTGACCGGCGTGGCAGCCCCGGGCTACTCGGAGATCCCCACCGGCGCCCAGGCGTACTTCGACTACGTCAACGAGGCCGGCGGCGTGCACGGCCGCACGATCGACTACATCGTCAAGGACGACGCCTACAACCCCACCAACACCAGCACGGTGACCAACGAGCTGGTGCTGCAGGACGAGGTCTTCGCCACCGTCGGCTCGCTCGGGACGCCGACCCAGGCCTCCGTCGCCGACTACCTCAACGACGAGGGCGTGCCGCAGCTGATGGTCTCCTCGGGCTCGCTCCAGTGGGGCGACGACGTCGAGGCACGGCCGCTGACGTTCGGGTGGCAGCCCGACTACGAGTCGGAGGGCAAGATCATCGGCCAGTGGGTCGCGGAGAACATGCCCGACGCGAGGGTCGGCCTCTTCCTCCAGGACGACGACCTCGGCGAGGACGCCGAGAAGGGCGTGCGCCAGTTCGTCGACGACCAGATCGTCGCCGTGGAGCGCTACACCTCCGGCAACACCGACGTCGCCCCCCAGGTCACCGGCCTGCAGGCCGAGAAGGTCGACCTCGTGCTCGCCTTCAACACGCCCTCCTACACCGCGCTGAGCCAGCTCGTGGCGCTCAAGACCGGCTTCACGCCGACGTGGTTCTACGCCAACATCGGCTCCGACCCGGCCCTGGTCGGCTCGCTGCTCGAGCGGTTCTCCGAGGGCGCGGTCGCCGGCGACTCGGCGGCGCTCGACGGGGTGATGACGAGTGAGTACATCCCCGGCATCGACAGCGCCGACGACCCGTGGGTCCAGCTCTGGCAGGAGGTGTGGGACGCCCACGGCGGCGAGGGCGAGCTCACCAACTACCGCATCTACGGCATGTCCCAGGCGTACGCCTTCGTGCAGGCGCTCGAGGCGGCCGGCGAGGACCTGACCCGCGAGGGACTCGTGGCGGCGATCGAGGAGGGTGGCGCCGACTGGGAGGGACCGCAGCTCGCGCCCTTCCGCTACAGCGCCGACAGCCACATGGGCATCGCCGGGATGCGCCTGGTGGAGCTGCAGGGCGGTGTGGGCGAGCCGCTCACGGACGTGCTGGTGACCGACATCGGTGACGCGGAGATCACCACCGACGACTCGGGGCAGGCCGACGACGCACCGCCGGAGGGCGGGGTGCCGACCAGCTGA
- a CDS encoding branched-chain amino acid ABC transporter permease, producing MRARLGGLWRSTLGRHLVVALAALVVLVVVLESVSDYRNTQLAAMAYLGIAAGGLTVLTGTNGQLSLGHGALMAVGAYTAALLLPDRDTSVPLSVVIVAAVLTTLLVGTVVGLAAARLHGPYLAGATLALAVAVPGIALYFKETLGGEQGLPVVMPEIPVWVLDLAFFVTGQDLTRSRFTAYVAWLTLVVVYLLLANLGAGRTGRRWRAVRDDEVAAELAGIDLGRARVSAFVVSAAAAGAAGAILAFTVKLAAPSAFTLTLSLTLLAAIVLGGLGSLTGALIGAALLTFLPGVVTDLGRSAGLGDIRAAELAPLVYGLVMVAVVLLAPAGIVGSLRGALAHRRSTHRSTSSKGTAA from the coding sequence ATGCGCGCCCGGCTCGGAGGGCTCTGGCGCTCCACCCTCGGCAGGCACCTGGTGGTGGCGCTGGCCGCGCTCGTGGTGCTGGTCGTCGTGCTCGAGAGCGTCTCGGACTACCGCAACACGCAGCTCGCCGCCATGGCCTACCTCGGCATCGCGGCCGGCGGCCTGACCGTCCTCACCGGCACCAACGGCCAGCTGTCGCTGGGCCACGGCGCGCTGATGGCGGTCGGCGCCTACACCGCGGCCCTGCTCCTGCCCGACAGGGACACGTCGGTGCCGCTGAGCGTGGTCATCGTCGCCGCCGTCCTGACCACGCTGCTCGTCGGCACCGTGGTCGGGCTGGCCGCCGCACGCCTGCACGGGCCCTACCTCGCCGGCGCGACCCTGGCGCTGGCCGTCGCCGTCCCGGGCATCGCGCTCTACTTCAAGGAGACCCTCGGCGGCGAGCAGGGGTTGCCGGTGGTGATGCCCGAGATCCCCGTCTGGGTGCTCGACCTGGCCTTCTTCGTCACCGGTCAGGACCTCACCCGCTCGCGCTTCACGGCGTACGTCGCATGGCTGACGCTCGTCGTCGTCTACCTGCTGCTCGCCAACCTGGGCGCCGGGCGCACCGGACGCCGGTGGCGCGCCGTGCGCGACGACGAGGTCGCCGCCGAGCTCGCCGGCATCGACCTGGGCCGGGCCCGGGTCTCCGCGTTCGTGGTCAGCGCCGCCGCGGCGGGAGCCGCGGGCGCGATCCTGGCGTTCACCGTCAAGCTCGCCGCGCCGAGCGCGTTCACGCTCACCCTGAGCCTCACGCTGCTCGCCGCGATCGTGCTCGGCGGCCTCGGCAGCCTGACCGGAGCGCTGATCGGGGCGGCGCTCCTGACCTTCCTCCCCGGCGTGGTCACCGACCTCGGCCGCTCGGCCGGGCTCGGGGACATCCGCGCGGCCGAGCTCGCGCCACTGGTCTACGGGCTGGTGATGGTCGCGGTCGTCCTCCTCGCCCCCGCCGGCATCGTCGGCTCCCTCCGGGGAGCGCTCGCGCATCGACGCAGCACCCACCGCAGCACCTCATCGAAGGGAACAGCAGCATGA
- a CDS encoding branched-chain amino acid ABC transporter permease, producing the protein MQQLLNTALTGLTLGMVYAAFALALVLIWRSTRIVNFAQAPMAMATTFVALVVIDAGYGYWLGFAAALLSGLVLGAVLERLVIRPAEGGPEINAVILTLGLFIVLHGVAAVVFGNRYRSFPAPFGLRGFEVGATTIALNGFGVFTIVSVLVVMGALVALFRFTDVGLRMRAAALDQEVARLLGVRVGHMLTLGWALAALVGSLAGLLIAGGSLVHPSYMDSVVVFGFVAAVLGGLDSPLGSVIGGLVLGVSLSFVSGYVGSQLVPLAALAILMLVLTLRPGGLFAHAPERRV; encoded by the coding sequence GTGCAGCAGCTGCTCAACACCGCCCTCACCGGCCTGACGCTCGGCATGGTCTACGCGGCCTTCGCCCTGGCGCTGGTGCTGATCTGGCGCTCCACCCGCATCGTCAACTTCGCGCAGGCGCCGATGGCGATGGCCACCACCTTCGTGGCGCTCGTGGTCATCGACGCCGGGTACGGCTACTGGCTGGGGTTCGCGGCCGCGCTGCTGTCCGGGCTCGTGCTGGGCGCCGTCCTCGAGCGCCTGGTCATCCGCCCGGCGGAGGGCGGCCCCGAGATCAACGCGGTGATCCTCACGCTGGGCCTGTTCATCGTGCTGCACGGCGTCGCGGCCGTCGTCTTCGGCAACCGCTACCGGTCGTTCCCCGCGCCGTTCGGGCTGCGCGGGTTCGAGGTCGGCGCCACGACCATCGCGCTCAACGGCTTCGGCGTCTTCACCATCGTCTCGGTGCTGGTCGTGATGGGCGCGCTCGTCGCACTCTTCCGGTTCACCGACGTGGGCCTGCGGATGCGGGCGGCCGCCCTCGACCAGGAGGTCGCGCGACTGCTCGGCGTACGCGTGGGGCACATGCTCACGCTCGGCTGGGCGCTGGCGGCGCTGGTCGGCTCGCTCGCCGGCCTGCTCATCGCGGGCGGGAGCCTGGTCCACCCCTCCTACATGGACTCCGTCGTGGTCTTCGGCTTCGTCGCCGCCGTCCTGGGCGGGCTGGACAGCCCCCTCGGATCGGTGATCGGCGGGCTGGTGCTGGGCGTCTCGCTGAGCTTCGTCAGCGGTTACGTCGGCTCCCAGCTCGTGCCGCTGGCGGCGCTGGCCATCCTGATGCTCGTCCTGACGCTGCGCCCCGGCGGCCTGTTCGCCCACGCGCCGGAGCGGCGGGTCTGA
- a CDS encoding ABC transporter ATP-binding protein, whose amino-acid sequence MLAITGLCAGYGPITALDDVTLTAREGEITAVLGANGAGKTTLLRTVSGLHRARSGTVELAGRSLHRVPAERMPGLGMAHVPEGRGVITELTVEENLRLGGLGRGGKVGGDDLDRVYDLFPVLGDRRSALATTLSGGERQMLVVGRALMARPRMLLLDEPSLGLAPRIVAQIFGLVRDLVRADGLTVLLVEQNARSALSVADRGVVLSLGRVVADAPADELAGDEKLRHAYLGF is encoded by the coding sequence ATGCTCGCCATCACCGGCCTCTGTGCGGGCTACGGCCCCATCACCGCCCTCGACGACGTCACCCTCACCGCCCGCGAGGGCGAGATCACCGCCGTGCTCGGCGCCAACGGCGCCGGCAAGACCACGCTCCTGCGCACCGTCTCGGGGCTGCACCGCGCCCGCTCCGGGACGGTCGAGCTGGCCGGGCGCTCCCTCCACCGCGTGCCGGCCGAGCGGATGCCCGGGCTCGGGATGGCGCACGTGCCCGAGGGCCGCGGGGTCATCACGGAGCTGACCGTCGAGGAGAACCTGCGCCTGGGCGGCCTCGGGCGCGGCGGCAAGGTCGGCGGCGACGACCTCGACCGGGTCTACGACCTCTTCCCGGTGCTGGGCGACCGCCGGTCGGCGCTGGCCACGACGCTGTCCGGCGGCGAGCGGCAGATGCTCGTGGTCGGGCGCGCGCTCATGGCGCGGCCCAGGATGCTGCTCCTCGACGAGCCCTCCTTGGGACTCGCGCCGCGGATCGTCGCGCAGATCTTCGGGCTGGTCCGCGACCTCGTCCGCGCCGACGGCCTCACCGTCCTGCTCGTGGAGCAGAACGCCCGCAGCGCCCTGTCCGTGGCCGATCGGGGCGTCGTGCTGAGCCTCGGTCGCGTGGTCGCCGACGCGCCGGCCGACGAGCTCGCCGGCGACGAGAAGCTCCGCCACGCCTACCTCGGATTCTGA
- a CDS encoding ABC transporter ATP-binding protein translates to MDELEMDAITVTFGGLTALDDVGLQVGPRQVHGVIGPNGAGKTTLFNVACGFVQPDSGEVRRRGERIDPLRPRDLPALGMARTLQGLGLFDRMSVLDNVMVGADHHARSGFLGSLLALPRAGRDEQALRDRARAVLDDLGVAAYADRYPPSLPYPVRKRVALARALVSAPDVLLLDEPASGLSADEMDELGELVTALAATTSVLLVEHHMDLVMQVCTQITVLDFGRVIAQGVPEQVREDPAVLAAYLGEEVG, encoded by the coding sequence GTGGACGAGCTCGAGATGGACGCCATCACCGTGACCTTCGGCGGGCTCACCGCGCTCGACGACGTCGGCCTGCAGGTCGGTCCGCGGCAGGTGCACGGGGTGATCGGGCCCAACGGCGCCGGCAAGACGACGCTGTTCAACGTGGCGTGCGGCTTCGTCCAGCCCGACAGCGGCGAGGTCCGCCGCCGTGGCGAGCGCATCGACCCTCTGCGTCCCCGCGACCTGCCCGCGCTCGGCATGGCCCGGACGCTGCAGGGGCTCGGGCTGTTCGACCGGATGTCGGTGCTGGACAACGTGATGGTGGGGGCCGACCACCACGCCCGTTCCGGCTTCCTCGGCTCGCTACTGGCCCTGCCACGGGCCGGCCGGGACGAGCAGGCACTGCGCGACCGGGCCCGGGCGGTGCTCGACGACCTCGGCGTCGCGGCGTACGCCGACCGCTACCCGCCGAGCCTGCCCTACCCCGTCCGCAAGCGGGTCGCCCTGGCCCGCGCGCTGGTCTCCGCGCCCGACGTCCTGCTCCTCGACGAGCCGGCGAGCGGGCTGTCGGCCGACGAGATGGACGAGCTCGGCGAGCTGGTGACGGCGCTCGCGGCGACGACCTCGGTGCTCCTCGTCGAGCACCACATGGACCTCGTCATGCAGGTCTGCACGCAGATCACCGTGCTCGACTTCGGCCGCGTCATCGCGCAGGGAGTGCCCGAGCAGGTGCGCGAGGACCCGGCCGTGCTGGCGGCCTACCTCGGGGAGGAGGTCGGCTGA
- a CDS encoding helix-turn-helix domain-containing protein, with the protein MDTRAIDEPTVAAERVERAWRSILHRSDEVADMISARLLARDLDAYAEMSEHLPDDIRHSCREHIRRGLQVLSGIDSAKASAVELWRETGRRRARQGVPLELVLNAYTMGARVLWEALTEAAGRAGADDVPDTDLLVAARAVWSNLDVQSAVLIEAYHRERDRVHRRDQQRQQTVMDGLADGRGGDPTFAEAARAALGLGPGDAVACVVVIAEPGDCDPVGRLEDQLQRQGISSHWHVRSGVAYGLLSGRLPDEPGLVALIEPAAEGRIAVASSNGVHGFGTAFQLAMRSARTVPVGGGVVGVTDRLPEVLLAGDSHVTPLLIHEAFGALLDHPQADTLLKTLRSLLAHDGSPTHAAEELYCHRNTVMYRIKQIERLTGRDLTDPRDKMLLWLALTAQT; encoded by the coding sequence GTGGACACCCGGGCGATCGACGAGCCGACGGTGGCCGCCGAGCGCGTCGAGCGGGCGTGGCGCTCGATCCTGCACCGCTCCGACGAGGTGGCCGACATGATCTCGGCCCGCTTGCTGGCCCGTGACCTCGACGCCTACGCCGAGATGAGCGAGCACCTGCCCGACGACATCCGGCACTCCTGCCGCGAGCACATCCGCCGCGGACTGCAGGTGCTGTCCGGGATCGACTCCGCCAAGGCGTCGGCCGTCGAGCTGTGGCGCGAGACCGGACGGCGGCGCGCGCGCCAGGGCGTGCCCCTCGAGCTCGTCCTCAACGCCTACACGATGGGGGCGCGGGTGCTGTGGGAGGCGCTCACCGAGGCGGCCGGTCGCGCCGGTGCCGACGACGTCCCGGACACCGACCTCCTCGTGGCGGCGCGTGCGGTGTGGTCGAACCTCGACGTGCAGAGCGCCGTGCTGATCGAGGCCTACCACCGCGAGCGCGACCGGGTGCACCGCCGGGACCAGCAGCGCCAGCAGACGGTCATGGACGGGCTCGCCGACGGGCGGGGCGGCGACCCCACCTTCGCCGAGGCGGCACGCGCGGCTCTCGGCCTCGGCCCCGGCGACGCCGTCGCCTGCGTGGTGGTCATCGCCGAGCCGGGGGACTGCGACCCCGTCGGCCGGCTCGAGGACCAGCTGCAGCGCCAGGGCATCAGCTCGCACTGGCACGTGCGCTCCGGCGTGGCCTACGGCCTCCTCTCCGGTCGCCTGCCGGACGAGCCCGGCCTCGTCGCCCTCATCGAGCCGGCGGCCGAGGGGCGGATCGCCGTCGCGTCGAGCAACGGCGTCCACGGCTTCGGCACGGCGTTCCAGCTGGCGATGCGCTCGGCACGGACGGTCCCGGTCGGCGGCGGTGTCGTCGGGGTCACCGACCGGCTGCCCGAGGTGCTGCTGGCCGGCGACTCGCACGTGACGCCGCTGCTCATCCACGAGGCGTTCGGTGCGCTGCTGGACCACCCGCAGGCCGACACCCTGCTCAAGACCCTGCGCTCGCTGCTCGCCCACGACGGCTCGCCGACGCACGCCGCGGAGGAGCTCTACTGCCACCGCAACACCGTCATGTACCGCATCAAGCAGATCGAGCGGCTCACCGGTCGCGACCTCACCGACCCGCGCGACAAGATGCTGCTCTGGCTGGCACTGACGGCCCAGACCTGA
- a CDS encoding FAD-dependent oxidoreductase: protein MVGAGVSGLSCARLLLQDGHDVAIVSGDPLDRTTSYLAAAVWFPTAAGPADAVARWSATTYDILSEEARALVPGVVMRESLVLYRDARDPARPEPAWAAAVGEVREADPDELPPGYARGLRFAVPLVEMPDYLPHLHEQVLAAGASRVMRRVARLDDVLDLAPDVIVNAAGMGAGALVHDDTVYPVRGQIVRVTNPGLTLSVRDEQHPGGRAYVHPRSADCILGGTLDVGSWSTEPDPAETAAILRRCTDIAPGLAGAEVIDTVVGLRPGRPEVRVELVEDSMEVPVVHNYGHGGSGITIGWGCAREVAALVAEVAGD from the coding sequence GTGGTCGGAGCCGGGGTCAGCGGTCTGAGCTGTGCCCGCTTGCTGCTCCAAGACGGCCACGACGTCGCCATCGTGAGCGGCGACCCGCTCGACCGCACGACCTCCTACCTCGCAGCGGCGGTGTGGTTCCCCACCGCGGCGGGACCGGCGGACGCCGTCGCGCGCTGGAGCGCGACGACGTACGACATCCTGTCGGAGGAGGCCAGGGCCCTCGTCCCCGGCGTGGTGATGCGCGAGTCGCTCGTCCTCTACCGCGATGCGCGCGACCCCGCGCGTCCCGAGCCTGCGTGGGCGGCAGCGGTCGGCGAGGTGCGCGAGGCGGACCCGGACGAGCTGCCTCCCGGCTATGCGCGGGGGCTGCGGTTCGCCGTTCCCCTGGTGGAGATGCCGGACTACCTGCCGCACCTGCACGAGCAGGTGCTGGCAGCAGGAGCCAGCCGGGTCATGCGGCGGGTGGCACGACTGGACGACGTGCTGGACCTCGCCCCGGACGTCATCGTGAACGCGGCCGGCATGGGTGCCGGCGCGCTCGTGCACGACGACACCGTCTACCCCGTCCGCGGGCAGATCGTCCGGGTCACCAATCCTGGCCTGACGCTCTCCGTCCGCGACGAGCAGCACCCCGGTGGTCGGGCGTACGTGCACCCCCGGTCCGCGGACTGCATCCTCGGTGGGACGCTGGACGTCGGCAGCTGGAGCACCGAGCCGGACCCTGCCGAGACCGCGGCGATCCTCCGACGGTGCACCGACATCGCCCCCGGACTGGCGGGCGCAGAGGTCATCGACACAGTCGTGGGCCTGCGACCTGGGCGACCGGAGGTCCGGGTCGAGCTGGTCGAGGACTCGATGGAGGTGCCGGTCGTGCACAACTACGGCCACGGCGGCTCGGGGATCACGATCGGGTGGGGCTGTGCGCGCGAGGTGGCCGCACTGGTGGCGGAGGTTGCCGGGGACTAG
- a CDS encoding SDR family oxidoreductase has translation MDINGAVVLVTGTNRGIGAEFVEQLKARGAAKIYAASRDAGAIDAEGVHALQLDVTDPAQVDAAASVATDVDVLVNNAGVSTGTPLVTGDESTIRREMDTNFYGPLLMTRAFAPILASNGGGAIVNVVSALSWFTLPGAGAYAASKAAAWALTDSTRLELAGQGTHVVGVHMGLVDTDMAKGVDAPKISPADLANAGLDAVESGVQEVLADDWARFVKSGLALDPQARYERILAALGS, from the coding sequence ATGGACATCAACGGCGCAGTCGTGCTCGTCACCGGCACGAACCGCGGCATCGGCGCGGAGTTCGTCGAGCAGCTCAAGGCACGCGGAGCGGCCAAGATCTACGCGGCCAGCCGCGATGCAGGCGCCATCGACGCCGAAGGCGTGCACGCGCTCCAGCTCGACGTCACCGACCCGGCCCAGGTCGACGCGGCGGCGTCGGTCGCGACCGACGTCGACGTGCTCGTCAACAACGCGGGCGTCTCGACCGGCACCCCGCTCGTGACCGGGGACGAGTCGACGATCCGGCGCGAGATGGACACCAACTTCTACGGTCCGCTGCTGATGACGCGCGCGTTCGCCCCGATCCTCGCGTCGAACGGAGGAGGGGCGATCGTCAACGTGGTGTCGGCGCTGTCGTGGTTCACCCTGCCCGGCGCGGGTGCGTACGCCGCCTCGAAGGCTGCGGCGTGGGCCCTGACCGACAGCACCCGGCTCGAGCTCGCCGGGCAGGGGACGCACGTCGTCGGCGTCCACATGGGGCTCGTGGACACCGACATGGCCAAGGGCGTCGACGCCCCGAAGATCTCGCCCGCGGACCTGGCGAACGCCGGCCTCGATGCCGTCGAGTCGGGCGTGCAGGAGGTGCTGGCCGACGACTGGGCGCGGTTCGTGAAGTCCGGACTGGCCCTGGACCCGCAGGCGCGCTACGAGCGGATCCTTGCTGCCCTGGGGTCGTGA